The genomic interval CAGCCCAATCCACCAAACGGGGTCTCGCAGCAGTTCCCCTTGATGAATTAGCAGTAGGAACGGTATTGCTGCTATCAATATTTCGAGATTCTTAGGTgtcattgaaactgagaaaaagtgtttgagagttgtgttttgagtgtaggagagagttttgaAGTTGAAAGTATAAGGGAGTGTATATGGAGGTGTTGTAGAGTAGAGTGAGTGGGGTTTGTGGGAGAGAAAACGTGGATTGTGGGTTGTTTGCTGTgggtttttattttttattttttttctcaatttttttggTTTTTTTATGAGGCCGAAAAAAATTTCTGACAGAATGGTTCCGAGCGGCCGCCCGGGCTTTCCAGGCGGGCGCCCCAGACTTCAGGCGGTCGCCGGGGAATTCCAGGCGGCGCCCCAAGggtttctggaaaaaaaaattctacccaattttctgaatttttttggttttttggatatggtacaaacttctaaaggttcctaaaGTCTCAAGTCTTGGGTTGCctccaagaagcgcttcttttacgtcattagcttgacgtagaggagttcgatcaagttgataataaaacGGCATTAACCCTTCTCGGGTTTATCGTGTCCCCAtataatgcttcaatctctgaccatataaccttgaatgtttggcccgatcgttctcaaaaatctccaacgctccatgtggaaacacagtttgatgataaaaggtccagaccaccttgatttcaaacttttcaggaaaaagtcgtagacgagagttgaatataaagaacttgttaccccaccggcacgaatgacttaggagatagcttcaatgtcgtgccacctttttactttttccttgtacattttgttgttctcgtacgcttgagtcgaaattcatccagttcatttaactgaagccTTCGCTTctcccagctgcatctagatcaaggttcaacttcttcaatgccccATAAGCTTATGCTctagctccgcaggtaaatgacatcccttaccatatacaagttgaaacggggacatcccaagtggagtcttgtatgctgttctatatgcccaaaccgcttcatcaagctttaaagaccaatctttcctcgacggacaaacaactttctctagaatgtgcttgatctctctattagacactcagcttgaccattagtttgcggatgataggcagtagcaatacgatgatttaCATTGTAGCGTTgtatcatagaagtgaacttacggttgcaaaatgcgacccctcatcacttatgattactcgtgatgtttcaaaccttgtgaatatctgcttatgaagaaaattcaacactacctttgcatcattcgtcggcagagccttgacttctacccatttcgagacataatccactgccagcaagatgtactgattattgcaagataagacaaatggtcccatgaaattgattccccaaacatcaaagacctcaacttcaagcatcacatttaaaggcatctcatcctttctagtaagattaccaactctttggcaacgatcacaccttaaaacgaaccgatgtgcatccttaaacaacgtaggccagaaaaaacctgcttgcagaatacgagctgttgtcttttcaccaccataatgtccaccataaactgtggaatggcagtctcgtaatatcccctccgtctcacagaataggatacatctcctgatgatctggtcagctccttgtctaaacaaatatggttcatcccacatataccacttcacctcatgcagaaacttcttcttttaagatgtattcatattaggaggcattatattactgacaagatagttcacaatgtctgcgaaccatggttcttcctcctgaactgcgaacaactgctcatccgaaaaagattcattgatcaatgtcttgTCATGTGAAAcagaatcgggattctccaatctagagagatggtcagctacttgattctcagtacctcttcaatccttgatctctaactcaaattcctgtagcaagagcacccattgaataagtctaggcttcgaatccttctttgtaaccaaatagcgaatggcagcgtgatcagtgaatactgtcacctttgtcccaagcagataagatcaaaatttttcgaaactaaagactatagccaagagctccttctcagtagtggtgtagttcatttgagctccattaggcgtcttactagcatagtagaccacatgaaaaaagattattcttgcgctgcccaagaactgcttgttagtgtttgtgtccctagagacaacactatgatgttttagtttaagacattaggattattaatgtttatgttttatcgattattctatttataatttattaattcttaatttaatgcgatataaatgttagattaataaatgtccttggaatatgatatgcaattctatatctctaagtacgtgacttagaaatgagattatgagaatagtatcaataattgcatatcagttcaatatccaagattaacaatcaacaaataatccaaacagctggattgacaagtctacaaaacgTAGctttgaaggatgtgcaagatcaatggtaaagattaactcacaaaggaagatcaaagttaacacaggatgctaagatatgataaaccagaaatagaagatatacttttctataaatggaaatgacaagtgactgtttactaaaactaatagcatgtcttattgtacactgtttAAACCAGCAGTatactgaattataaagttaacactggtcctttagtcagtagtaacaatttagatagaaaatcttgtaacaccctcaagaagaagctaagatctttatcaacaaagagcctagaaattttgtagcaaaacattcttaattttaatataaaattaagtgagttttgaagatttgtgttctttatacttgcaagtttaatttctgcatgaacacactttcactacaagatttaatttactttgttcaatcaTAAAAGAaacaagaaaagcataaaaacagtaaaacacattcaccccccccccctctgtgtgttattcatttcctaacagtTCTAATAAAATTTGAGTTAATGAAAACTACATATAATTTCAAAAGAAAAAATGCAATAATagtacaattttatttattatatatatttaattataatttaaaattaatttctATAATCATTATTATTTTGATTTTGGCCCGTATTTACCACGGGTTATCAACTATTTTGGAAAAAATAACGACTTAACCTTCAAGAACATATACATGTATTTAGGTACTTCTTTTGAAGGGAAGTACTTATTCTTTCGGGATCATaaaccaaaatcattaataatctttattaataagcaaaatcattttattaataagcgaaatcCTTTTTAAATGATACAAGTATTAATTTTGGTTTCACCAATTTTTGGCATCACCAACTTTTGGTTTCACTTTCACTTATACGTGTATCtatatactatactataataaccggaatggggtataatttggtatGCCTTTTTTTGGTTGGTTATTCCCATTTATGACCGTCGGATCTTTTTAATCAATGATTAGGACCGTTAGATTCAATAACTAAAAAAATATACACTACTCAAGCTCCAAGGTTCGAACcccaccaacaacaaatatttatattattatttatacagtACTAAACCTCTCAGGTTCGAACCCCACAAACAACAAATATCTATATACACTACCCAATAAGATTCAGGTTCGAATCCTgccaaaaaaaaatatttatattattatttataaatataccaATAAGGTATTGAtcctaaaaattattataaatttgaataatataaaaatataatgaagacccgtgcatcgcacgggttgtAAAGCTAGTATCTTATAATTCTACGTCTTTTTAATTTTACTAAAACTTTTGATTACACCCTTTATTCCTGTTTGTATATCTTATACTTCTACATGTCTTATGACtctattaaattttattttatttttgttatcttaTACTTCTACATGTCTTGTGATTGTGTTaagtttggttttatttttgttatcttataattctatatattttatgattctattaagtttggttttatttttgtttcaccATTTCGGCTTTAACCCTGGTGCTTTTAAGTTTGgttttatatttattatattatactTTTACATGTCTTATTATTCTATTaagtttggttttatttttgtttcatcTGTTTGACTTTAACCTTTGTGTTCCTAAATCTCTTGTGTATTGCTAATTCAATATATTATACCTTTTTagtttcatcagcttttgatttcACCGCTTTTTGAATTTATTATAACTCTATATGTATAATTTTTATTCTTCCGTTACTTCTATGTgacttataatattatatgtattattttaccCATTTTTAATTACATTTCTTATATTGATTTCAACTAAGTAATCCTATTTTCCATATGACTCAATAGTCTATTTAAATGAAATGATAAAATTTTTGAAATTGTATAATAattctatttttttattatattcttAACACAAATATCATACTCATTTTGGGTTGGATTTCCGAGTAAAAATTAGAAAATTTGACATAACACTTATACTATtatgacttttaaaaatcatttttttttacAAATGTAGAAAGTTTTCATTAAATTGAATGTAGTATagtcgggacaaacccccaactgtcgATAGAACCAGGTgaataaaacaaataacatactaaaaataattagatgatttgtttcctcatcgtttaacacatagaatttaaaaaattttgaaattaaaaacgaaatcaaagacatccCAAGCGATCCAAATTGCAACAGCATCTCTGAAAATAGCAATATCGCAATTGATCATATCATATAAAAAATATGGTTAGCCTAATGTTCAGAAACACCAATCGCGTAGAATGAGATTGGAGAAGCGGGACCCCAGCTATCTATATGTCGGACACAAGCTATAAACATGCCGaaggcaccccagctatctacatgccggataccAGACATGCCGAAAGTGTAAACTCATGAAATATAAACAATCTTTAGTTGTGAAAGGTAAGCTCTCGCAATAATCACCACCATCCCAGATCCGATGCAGGCTTTgcagatcaccaaaaatatcaataaattcgtCATCAACAGATCCATCACCAGATAAACCCAAGCATGactaaataaaaacataacaaacactccaaaagtaaagacaaaacacacactccaataggagagacacacaaacacccaaaaaattgGGTCTTATTGAAAGGAAATTAACGAGAATAACAAAGAATGAAGGGGTTGGGGCTTTCCACCGGAGAAAATCAGTGAAAGCCTCTCGATTTACTTGAAAATGTAGAGAGGATGAAAGAAGGGAGGCGAATTCTTGTAAAGCTGAATCAAATAGCTATTTTGCTTCTACTGACTTTAGCCGATCGTAATTAAATTAGGAGTTAGCTGATCGTATAATCAATTTTGAGTAATGTTCACAATGATCTTTAAAAAATAATCAATTTTGAGTAATGCTCACAATgatcttaaaaattatttaaataaattaaatcgTTGCAATGGTTATCGACTAGTATTTATAATGACAAAAGTTCGAAAATGTTTTGTGGAGATGGGATTAGAGACTAGTGTAAGCTAGGAATAGGATTACCACCTTAAATCAGTAGGTAATACAGAACAAGTTTTGTCCATTTTCTAGACTGaactaattttaaaaattataattgaTTTTCAAAAACCAGAAATCTTGTTGTATTAGTTCATTTTCCCACTCTTATTTATTTTCCTCCAGATGATAAAGACTGCTGACAATGAAACTCACTAAGTTTGGTTATAAATGTTagcaatcttgtacgataaagacattgttatatatatatatatatattgaatatataactacttcacaagaacattgttaattattaaatcacataagcatatgagaattaacaattaaattaggagaagggtttgagaaaataAATAGCACCGCACCAACCGTGTTTAGCGACCcgcttcccaggataaaacaagatactggtataattgatagatcgaatatactctcagcgaacttgaactgaaCCCAAAAACTATCACCAGAACATtgaaaaaatttaagactaaagagactgagaatgaaagagatgactcttatttcctcgacttaataaaagtggtgccctaagactctatttataaagagatgcttgaaaggacttgtttttcttttcgatgtggtacatggtatttataagaaaaattaaggaataggtttgtgctactctcgatgtggtacaaaatcactttttatattaaaaggtaaaattttggaacatcagttctcattcaccttttactcattttgagcgtgtaaatatgcgttggaatcccctcgaagaggagaatacgttccaataaatacacaccactaacacataatgtgtctcactcgtatagagtctcaaaatgattcacaacttagtctaaaatactaagtttgtccaacaataaATACAGATGTGTAATGTATGAACCCTAAGTACAACATATGCAACCAATCCATCCAACAAAACATAATATAAAGCATATAATGAACATGTTGAAATTCACCTGGTATCACACAATCATGATGCTCCTCATCTTCTTGCTTAGCCAACTACTTGCTTCATCAGCTGCTATAAATTTGAGTCCAACCATGCAAAAAAATGCATTATTTCAGTTTAAGCTAAGCTTGGGAACTACTAGTCCTGCATATTGCTACTCTACACATCCGAAAACGATGACCTGGAGCATGAGTTCAGATTACTGCACATGGGAGGGGGTAACCTGTGATAACAAGACAGGGAACGTAATCGGATTGGATCTAAGTTGCAGTCAGCTGGAAGGAGCCATATTCCCAAAAAGCACGCTCTTCCAATTCTCTCATCTCCAGTTCCTCGACCTCACTTGGAACGCCTTTTCCCTCTCCAATCAGTTCCCTCAGGAATTTGGTTTCTTTGCAAAAGATTTGACACATCTCAACCTCTCTAATACCGGATTTTCAGGGAGAGTTCCCCAGGCATCTCTCAGTTGTATAAACTGGTCTCACTTGATCTTTCTGGTGACTATAATGCTAAACTTGAAGATGAAGTGTTTAAATTACTGTTGCAGAATTTAACTCAACTGAGAGTGCTTAATCTTGAAGCGGTTGACATCTCCTCTGTTTTACCCACAAATTTGTCTACTTCCCTAAGGGTTCTTGACCTTGCGGTTGTAGCTGTACCTGGAGTATTGCCCCAAGAGGTTTTCCACCATCCTAACTTGGAGGTACTAGATCTATACTTTAATAGCATTGCATTCAGCGATATAGTACCCGAAGTTAAGTGGGGGAGAAATGAGAGTCTCTTCAATTTATCTACTTCCCTGAGATATCTTATACTCGGAGGTAGGATTTCTGGAGTACTACCGCAAGAGGTCTTCCACCTTCCCAACTTGGAAGTGCTAGAGATATGGGCATGGGAGCTTAGCAATAATCTCACTGCTGCATTACCCAAAGGTAAGTGGAGAAGTAGTGCTAGTCTCCAACACCTCAATCTACGAAGTATAAACTTACATGGAGGTATACCTGATTCTATAGGCTTTCTAGAGTCATTAGCCACTTTAAAACTCTTCACCTGCAATTTGTCTGGGCCGATACCAAGATCCATAGGGAATCTTGGTAAACTTACTAAGCTGAGCCTTGCACGCAATTATCTTAGTGGCCCAATTCCAACTGCTTTAGCAAACCTTACGAACCTAAAAACTCTACTCCTTGCTACTAACAATTATCTTAGATCTGGGATCTAATTCACTAACTGGACCTCTGCCTTCTTGGTTGTTTGCCAATCCATTATTACAAGTCTTAGATCTGAGCTATAATAGATTCACAGATCTATTACATGAATTTGATTCCTCTAATTCACAATTGCAAGTTTTTTCTTGTGGACACAATTTACTGTATGGACCCATTCCACAATCATTTTTTCAGCTTGTGAACCTCACTCAACTTGTCTTTTCATCAAACAATTTCAGTGGTGTTTTGGATAGCGAAATGTTTTCACACCTTAAAAACCTGTACACTCTTGATTTTTCTCATAACAGTCTATCAGTGAGAAACACCAGTATGGTCACACTCCCACCAAAGCTTCATCACTTGGgattggcatcttgcaacatgAAAGAGTTCCCGCGATTCTCTGCAGATGCGAAGTTCATTGAACATATAGATCTATCAAAAAATGAACTTCATGGGGAAATTCCCCATGGGATTGGGTCAATGAGTTGGGACTTGTACTCGTATCTTAATCTTTCTCGCAACAGACTAACAGGCGGTCTTGAGCATATAAATTGGAATGATATTTGGTATCTCGATATCCAGTCTAATTTGCTCAATGGATCATTGCCCAACCTGTTCTGTAACTCGAGCTCTCTTAAAATTCTTAATTTATCTTATAACAATTTGAGCGGTGTACTTCCAATTTGTCAGACAAATTTGACCCGTCTTTTAGTGTTTGATTTGCGGATGAATAACATTCAGGGGAACATTCCACCAACCTTTTCAAATTTTCGTAATCTGAAAAGTATAAATTTGTATGGAAATAAATTGGAAGGAAGAGTTCCTACCTCGTTTTCTGAACTTGAACAGCTAGAAACTCTTGATCTGGGAAGTAATCAATTACATGATACATTTCCGCAGTGTTTGGAGTCGCTCCCAAATATCCGTGTTCTTGTTCtgaaatcaaataattttcatgGCCTCATAAACCAGAGTTCAAAGATAGAACACCCATTTCCTAACTTGAGAAAATACCTTGGAATAATATTCAGTACCTTGATCTTCAATCCAATAAGCTTAGTGGATCATTACCCACCTCGATCTGTAATTCGAGCTCTCTTCAGCTCCTTAATTTGTCTGATAACACTTTGAGCGGTTTACTCCCCATTTGTCGAACAAATTTGACCATTCTTTAGGTGCTTGATCTACGATGAATAACATTGAGGGGAACAATCCACCAAACTTAACAAATTTTCGTAATCTGGAAATTGTAAATTTAAATGGAAATAGATTAGAAGGAATAATTCCTTCTCCTTTTGCTGGATTTGATGCTTTACAAGTTCTTGATCTTGGAAACAATCAAATATTTGATACACTGTCAGAAATATATTTCAGAAACTTCAAGGCTATGATAAATGGTGAAGCGAATAAAATGAAGCGTCGTTATATGGAGCGCAGTATTACAGTGATTTCACGAATCTGGCAATCAAAGGCAATGAGATTCTGTTGGACAAAATGTTAACTATATTCACAACCATTAATTTATCAAGGAGATTCCTGAATACATCGGAAATCTAGTGTCAATCAGATTTCTCAATCTTTCTTGCAATATCTCACAGGCCTGATGCCATCCTCGATTGCAAAGTTGACGGTGTTGGAGTCACTAGACCTCTCATCCAACAAACTTGAAGGCGAAATTCCACAGCGACTCGCTGGATTATATTCTCTTGCACTTCTAAATCTTTCTTGCAACCAACTTCGAGAATGACAGCTATGTTGGTAACTTTGGTGTTAGGATATGGGGGTGCAGTGGCGTTTTTATTATCGGAAACTGGAAGTTGCTAGCTAGAAAACCAAAATGGTTTGCTGGAATTATTGCCATGGAATTGGGTCTCAAGATCAGGAGGGTGGAGATAAAATGGAATCATGTCAACTCTCATCCCATATAATGAACGATTGTGAAATTATATTCCCATGTAATGATAGTATCCGCCAGCAAAAGTTAGTGTGTAACGTAATATGGAACTGACGTGGAATTTAATCAGTGCAGTTTTATTCGAATATGGATTCCAATTTAGGGACATGTTCTTGCGGAAGAAAAACAATTACGTTATCGTATTTCTAAACTTAATCAAAATGATTATGGTTCAGATGATACGGGTGATGAAAAGATGAAAAAATCGTTAGAAGTAAAGATGTTAATTTTAATAAGAATGCATTGTATAAGAATAAACTTGTAGCTGATTAAGTTTATTAAGTAACAACATGCACTATAACATAGAATGGTTATAACAACCACATTTTTAAAAATTTGAGAAATGATGTTGCAAATGGTAGACCATTGTATATATATTGCAGGGAGTTTTAAAATTATTGCAATTGAAAtgcaaaaaaaagaaaaaagttAACAATTTGCTATCTATTGTAATAAGAATTGTTAGGCGTTACAGTACATTAAAAAATTTAGCCAAATAAGTGGCGGGCTTCTGCAATTTTGCTAGGCGGGATTTCACTAAAAAAATTGTCGGGCTTCCCAAACAAAAAAGAGGGCCCATAACCCGACATAACATTTTTAGACAAAGTAAACACACGCCGCATAAACACAGCGTATAAACACAGCTCGAAGAAGAACACCGTAAGAGAGGAGTTTCTGAGGAGAAATCTGAAGCTGATAACAAATCTCGAAGAAGTTTGAAGCTCCAAAAAGGTAAAACACAGATCCTTGCGTCAAATTTTTTTCCCTAAATCGATTATAAGTTTGATTACAAAATACCCTGTGATTGTTCTTCTTTTCAAATCTTAATCGATTATGTTTTCTATGTTCAATCTTGTTTCTTGTCCTCAAAATACATTTTAATCGATTGTGCATGTTCTGATTTTTTTAGTTATTTTGTTTAATCGACTGTGTATAATTTTAATTAGGGATTTCGTTTGTGATTATTGTATGAGTACTGACTTTGTTGTCACCGATTATAACTTAGTTTGTTTATTTTTTGATTTAGTTTATAACTATGAGATCTTTCAATATGAATTTTAATTAGGAATGTTTAGGCTTGTATTGATAAAATCTCATTTTATAAATGAGATTTTATAATTATGATTATATAATTCATGATGTATGTCCTTTGTTTCCTTCTTTGTGAAGAAAATAAGTTTGTGAACAATCAATATGACTAGGGTTTCACTTCCGAAATACAGTGAGGCCTATAGTAATGGGGTGACAGATTTTGTACAAAAATGCTTTCGATAATTTTTCCACGGGATCTGAACTAAGATGCCCTTGCAAAGATTGTAGTAATCGTTTCTGGTTTTCTGAAGAAGACGTGTATGATCATCACGTTAGTAACGGTATGTGTCCATCGTTTGTTAATTGGGTATACGAAGTGCAAACCCCTAAGTTTAAAAAAGTTGATCAGGAGATGGATTGTGATAGTGGTATGGGCCTAGGTGAagattttgataaaatgattcgtgATGAAAGTAGAGTTAGGAATAGAATGAATGACACAGCAAAAAAGTTTTATAAGCTTGTTGAGGAAGTGAAACAACCTTTGTATCCGGGGTGTGAACAATTTACTCTTTTAGGATTTATAGTGAAACTTTACTTATTAAAGTGCACTCATGGTTTTACCGAGGGTGCCTTTAGCGGTATTCTAAAGTTGATAAAGGAGGCATTTCCCGATGTAAATCTGCCTTCTTCTTTTAATGTGGCCAAAAATATGATTAGAGAATTAAGTCTTGATTATCATAAAATACACGCTTGTCCGATTGCATGTTGTATTAGGGGGAAATATAAACTTAACAAAGTGCAAATTTTGTGGGGTTTTAAGATGGAAACTCCCAAAAAACAGGACTGATACACCTATTTCTCCTTCACCTGTTTCTCTTGACTTAGAAGAAAAAAGTCGAAAGTTACTGCAAAAGTCTTACGATATTTCTCGTTAAAATCAAGGCTCCAATACTTATTCATGTGTAAAGACTACTCTAAACTCATGACATGACATGCACTAGGAAGAATAAAAGATGGAAAGCTATGACATAAATGGATTCAGATTTCATACCAGGTAACTGTACTACACAAAATAGCGGTGTCATTTTGACAGCTCTAACCACCAGTTTTATGAGTTTAAAGGATCAAAATCCAACAATTGGGGATGTTATTTACTACGGAGCAATTGAAGAGATTATTGAAGTAGATTATTGGGGCGCATTTGCGGTTGTTTTGTTTAGGTGCATTTGGTATCAAAAGGATAAGGACTGCTTTGGGCTCACACGTGTCAATTTCAGTAAATTATGTCAAAAGGATGATCCATTTGTACTAGCTACACAAGTACAACAGGTATTCTACATTCAAGATTGTACCGAAAAGAACTTGTGGTTTGTTGTTAAGAAACTACCGAAAGAGCACAATGGAATAGACGAGGAAACTGATGATGTGCTTGAAGATCTTTGCGGACCTACCATGTATAATGCTGAACTTGAATACCCATTACAGAACCAAACTGATGATATGACTTGGCATAGGGATGACATTCCGAATGAAAATGTGTCATCCGGTGAAGAGAAAGAAGATCATGATGATGACCATGACGAATGAATGGACATGCCGACTTCTTTATTTCTGTTTTTTTATGCTCATCTGTTGCTTTTAATCATGACAAACATTGTACCACTACTTGTAACTTATTCCTGATTGCTTGTAAAATTTGATGACCAGTTCATTTGATTTTTGCTACTTGTTGTTTGTTGTTTAGCcctaaaatttaatatttatgtTTCACTTGTTACTTGATAGTAATTGCTTATATCTGTATAATGTGGGGACTAATTAATATTCATGTTTATGTTATTTTCAGGTTATGAAAGAAAACTATTTTTTCCTCAGGTTCCACCATAAAGGCCAGTTTC from Apium graveolens cultivar Ventura unplaced genomic scaffold, ASM990537v1 ctg8188, whole genome shotgun sequence carries:
- the LOC141704727 gene encoding receptor-like protein 40, whose product is MTWSMSSDYCTWEGVTCDNKTGNVIGLDLSCSQLEGAIFPKSTLFQFSHLQFLDLTWNAFSLSNQFPQEFGFFAKDLTHLNLSNTGFSGRVPQNLTQLRVLNLEAVDISSVLPTNLSTSLRVLDLAVVAVPGVLPQEVFHHPNLEVLDLYFNSIAFSDIVPEVKWGRNESLFNLSTSLRYLILGGRISGVLPQEVFHLPNLEVLEIWAWELSNNLTAALPKDLGSNSLTGPLPSWLFANPLLQVLDLSYNRFTDLLHEFDSSNSQLQVFSCGHNLLYGPIPQSFFQLVNLTQLVFSSNNFSGVLDSEMFSHLKNLYTLDFSHNSLSVRNTSMVTLPPKLHHLGLASCNMKEFPRFSADAKFIEHIDLSKNELHGEIPHGIGSMSWDLYSYLNLSRNRLTGGLEHINWNDIWYLDIQSNLLNGSLPNLFCNSSSLKILNLSYNNLSGVLPICQTNLTRLLVFDLRMNNIQGNIPPTFSNFRNLKSINLYGNKLEGRVPTSFSELEQLETLDLGSNQLHDTFPQCLESLPNIRVLVLKSNNFHGLINQSSKIEHPFPNLRKYLGIIFSTLIFNPISLVDHYPPRSVIRALFSSLICLITL
- the LOC141704725 gene encoding receptor-like protein 32, whose amino-acid sequence is MNNIEGNNPPNLTNFRNLEIVNLNGNRLEGIIPSPFAGFDALQVLDLGNNQIFDTLSEIYFRNFKAMINGEANKMKRRYMERSLMPSSIAKLTVLESLDLSSNKLEGEIPQRLAGLYSLALLNLSCNQLRE